In Penaeus monodon isolate SGIC_2016 chromosome 7, NSTDA_Pmon_1, whole genome shotgun sequence, the genomic stretch ctatttacccggcactgacttgagctggcttggccacccagtggctaggtaggcaatcgaggtaaagttccttgcccaagggaaacaacgcgccggccggtgactcgaaccctcgaactcagattgctgtcgtgacagtcttgagtccgacgctctaaccattcggccaccgcggccccatatatatatatatatatatatatgtatatatatatatacatatagatgtataaataaaaatatatatatatacatttgtgtgtgtgtgtatatctgtgtgtatgtgcgtgtgtgtgtgtgtgtgtgtgtgtgtgtgtgtgtgtgtgtgtgtataaatatatatgtgtgggggactaattatacatatacacatatgaatatatatatatatgtatatatatatatatatatatatatatatatatatatatatatatatatatatatgtatatatatatatatatatatatatatatatatatatatatatgtgtgtgtgtgtgtgtgtgtgtgtgtgtgtgtgtgtgtgtgtgtgtgtgtgtgtgtgtgtgtgtgtctgtgtgtttgtttgtgtgtgtgtgtgtgtgtgtgtgtgtgtgtgtgtgtgtgtgtgtgtgtgtgtgtgtgtgtgtgtgtgtgtgtgtgtgtgtgtgtgtttgtgtgtatagatatatagatagatacaaatatatctatctacatatatatatatatatatatatatatatatatatatatatatatatatatatatatatatatatataaatacacacacacaaaatgatatatatatatatatatatatatatatatatatatatatatatatatatatatatatatatatatatatatatatatatacatatatatatatatatatatatatatatatatatatatatctgtgtgtgtgtgtgtgtgtgtgtgtgtggtgtgtgtgcgtgtgtataaatatatatgtgtgggggggcggcgggctaacacttgtgccatggtggcgatttcccctacgacacctgcacataaatatattatatctacgtCTATACCTttacctatccatctgtctatctatctatctgtctatctatctgtctatacaaatatatatatgtatatataaatatataaatacatatatatatatttatatatatatatatatatatatatatatatgtatgtatgtatatatacatacacacgtatgtgcgtgcgtgcgtgactctctctctctctctctctctctctctctctctctatatatatatatatatatatatatatatatatatatatatatatatatatatatatatatatatatatatatatatatatatatatatatatatatatatatatatatatatatatatatatatatatatatatatatatatatatatgtgtgtgtgtgtgtgtgtgtgtgtgtgtgtgtgtgtgtgtgtgtgtgtgtgtgtgtgtgtgtgtgtgtgtgggtgtgtgtgtgtgtgtttatctctctctctctctctctctctcactctctctctctctctctctctctctctctatatatatatatatatatatatatatatatatatatatatatatataaatatgtatatatgtataaatatatatatatatatatatatatatatatatatgtgtgtgtgtgtgtgtgtgtgtgtgtgtgtgtgtgtttatctctctctctctctctctctttctctctctttctctctctctctctctctctctctctctctctctctctctctctctctctctctctctctctctctacatataaatatatatatatatatatatatatatatatatatatatattttatatatatatatatatatgtatatatatatatatatatatatatatatatatatgtgtgtgtgtgtgtgtgtgtgtgtgtgtgtgtgtgtgtgtgtgtgtgtgtgtgtgtgtgtgtgtgtgtgtaatgaatggCTGAGATAGTATTTACAGTAGCAGTAAACACTGTAAAATTCAACTCTtacgtatattataaaaaagctaACTAACACTGATATCCCCCCACATGGTGATGGGATTTATAGGGTGAAAAATCAGAATGAGTACAATTCTtcgttttcccaaatttctagAATTACTGTCCTGTCTGTATCCGCCACTTTAGGACTTCTGATCACTGCAGTCATTATTCTTCAGATACTTAGTTATGTCATATCACCAAGGCATTTACTTACTTCCGAACAATACCGCCACCGCTAAtaatctgtctatccgtctatcacCAAAAGATTTTGTGTCTGCCACACACTCTACTCTACCTACTTACCGCATATTCGCCACTTTTCAACCTAAACTGCCATCTACGTGTCATCCCATCACCCCGACTTTTCCCCGCTGATCTCCCTCCCGATATACCTGCCCATCAGCCACCCATCAACGAGGTGTTCTCCTCTCgccatctcctctttccttacccccccccccctcttcccctctacttcatcctttccctctcttctcctttttcccctccttcttctacttcctctccttctccttcttccctttcctctccttcctcccctcccctttccctcttcccctctccttcctcccctcctcctgcctttcctccttctcctaactcccctctttctcctacctcccctccttctctcctctctttccacccctcccacttttcgcctcccctcttcctcctttatcccctcccattcttcttttcttctcccttccctctccctcttttcacctcccccctcctgctccctctctctcgttccttccgccctcctcctcctcctcctcctcctcctcctcctcctcctcctcctcctcctcctcctcctcctcctcctcctctattgaTTGGGACACAACGACATGTAATCCTCGGGATTCAGTGTGTGTCTAGGGTGAATGGTCACTCTTTCTGATCGACAGGTCCCTTCAACCTCTCACTCCCTTCGTGGACTCGACCTGTGCAAAGCGGAGAGGCGTTTCATGTGCCGCTGCGTCTGCGTTTCATGTGCACGCTGAGGAAGTTTTGGTGGATGGAGGAATGAGAGGGcgttaaagggagagaaagagaggagtagagaagaagaagaagaagaagaagagagaggagagagagagagagagagagagagagagagagagagagagagagagagagagagagagagagagagagagagagagagagagtatatgtgtgtgtgtgtgtgtgtgtgtatatatatatatatatatatatatatatatatatatatatatatatatatatatatatatatatatatatatatatatattgtagttttcatgttctgatgatattggagtgagtacgtggtagggtccccagttcctttccactgggGTGCTCATtgaagatttcccctgacccacttccgcttatcctaggaggtTGCAACTTCATGTGTTGActtccagtccttaactcataacatgttttctgttacagcagtGGAGGTGTGATCCGGTTTTTATACTTGAACGGCCGCACACCATAAGAGATCTTCGATGAACTGAAAGCAACTTATAGGGAAGATGCCCctcatatgacgttgttaaacactGGCAccgccagttcaggtgtggtcggagatctgtagAAACGACTCCTAacccagtctgccattgatgaggacaccgTCATTCAAGTGGAGACTGCCGTTTTGGAAGATCGCTCTATTACTGTTCGTTAGCTAGCCTAAGGTGCCAAGATTAATTTTAAGTCTGTAttcaaaatcattcatgaccatttgCTTATGCAACAACAGGAACGAGTTTAATTACAGACTAATTATGCAAGATGAAAATTGAGTCCATCACAATGATCCAGAAACTAAAGCCCAGTCAAAACAACGGTAGCATTTTAactcaccaccacccaaaaaGGCACGTGCCACACCCccggcaggcaaggtcatgctcacagtctatTGGCACCAGCATGGAGTGGTGATGACGGATAAGCTGGCAAAGGGTGCTACAGCTAAAAGAGCTTACTACACTTCATggaaacgtatatatacattcatacacacacacacacaaatatatatatatatatatatatatatatatatatatatatatatatatatatatatatatatatatatttttttttttttttttttttttttttttttttttttttacagagtgaCAACGGGGAgtatgtgtaaaacctcgctatcattactcatatgtatgagtagataagtaatgtctatAGAATTAGTTAGATCCTACTTGCACACTCTTTTAGTGGGTTGTATGGTATgggtggtttagtactggccctccggtttcatacccgtagTGACCTAGGTTCGCGGCCCGGTCTATgagggttgttttatatatatatatatttatatatatatatatatatatatatatatatatgtatatatatatatatatatatatatgtatatatatatatatgtatggatgtgtgtgtgtgtgtgtgtgtgcacacacacacacacacacacaatatatatatatatatatatatatatatatatatatatatatatatatatatatatatatatatatatacatatatatatatatacacatgcacacacacactgtaaaaggctatcatccttagtacaatggtgaacagagggtagttatactggtgttcggcttcactctttatttctaagagttgacgcacacaatataggaacacacgagacatgtctagttataggggtaatagcggtatgcgggtcgcggtcAGCTTAcctggagggagagggcgaagccggccttaccgcgtcgggtgctggtcacgaactctctgaggcctaggtcatcctcggtataagtagtgaccgttccagctggaggaagcatggggggagcgaggtgaggtcaccggtcccgtctgctacactgactgctacactgtacacacacacacacacacacacacacacacacacacacacacacatacacacacacacacacacacatatatatatatataaatatatatatatatatatatatatatatatatatatatatatatatatatatatatatatatatacatacatacataatgtgcatatatatatatatatatatatatatatatatatatatatatatatatatatatatatatatttgtgtgtgtgtgtgtgtgtgtgtgtgtgtgtgtgtgtgtgtgtgtgtgtgtgtggtgtgtgtgtgtatatatatatatatatatatatatatatatatatatatatatatatatatatatatatatatatatatatatatatttgtgtgtgtgtatgtatatatataaatatatatatatatatatatatatatatatatatatatatatatatatatatatatatatatatacatatacatatacaaacgcacagTGAATTCACCCAAACAAGAAGTATTGGCAGactgaggaatgagagagagaaaaagacagattgagagaaaataaaagacgaagagaaacatACCAAGAGGAAATATTAGAAGAAAAACGCACATGGAGAAGCTGACAGATTTAATTTCAAAGAGCACgagtaaagaagagaggaaggaaagtgaaCAGGTAaataaccgagagagagagagagaaaaaatcagctCGAGACTTGTAGAACTGAATCCTGAAAtatgtttgtaaaaaaattaacctaattaaaacttttttaacgCGCAGCTTTAACCGATATTAATCCGCAACAAAAATGAAGGTGTTTATGGGAACTggtgattttttcattttaacataAGTGGCATTAATGCTGGtcttattattactgacattaaaatcgtcgttgttattattattgttattatcattattatcattattattattattgttgttgttgttgctgttgtttttgttatcattgttattattgttattattattattgttgttattattattactattattattattattaactttatcattatcattattattaacattattattattattgttgatgttgttgctgtcgttgctgttgttgttgttgttgttattattattattatcattatgatcatcattgttattattattatcattatcattatttatttttattattattatcattattattattattattattattatcattattattattattattattattattattattattattattattattattattattatcattattatcatcatcatcatcaccatcatcattaccataataattactTACGTCATcgtcttccttatcattatccttgttacaattatctttatcatttttgttactattattgtcattactatcattatcattatcattggtattgtagttatcatcattatcatttatactatcactattattattatcattattgttattatcattatcattattgttattatcattatcattattattgttattattatcattattattataatattattatcatcattatcactatcaatatcatcatcatcattttcattattattatcagtagtagtagtagtattgtcattaatattgttattgttattatcattatcatcattattattatcactattattagtgatgcttgcttgcttgagatttgcgaagttctggcttcgcccgggcttttcacttatggcccggcctattagtgataataaaaatattgagcgGCACTTTTTGGTCACAAGATATAAAGAGACAAAACGCATTTCCATTATCAACACAAACATCAGTACATAAATTAACTGGTTTTGTAGTGATGCCTGATTAGAGTAGTATAGTAGACAGTTCGCCTTCGTGTTGGCAGGAACAGAGGTGTGAATTTAATGTACTTTGTGTCTGCCTTATCATTCTAAACAAATGCATATCATCAGTGCAGTATGGATAATTTTAGTGCAAATACAGATGACGCCTACTGCTCACTGATTACTTCAGACAGTTATTCAAGACTAATAACTTGCTATATTGTCTAAAGCGAACTAAAAATTACGTTGAAATATTAATTGGACGGTTTCGCTCCAACTTCGATCCAGGGACAATTGGGTAGCTCATGGGGAGGGATGCTCCATGCCCCCCCATCTaccaaataacaacaacattaataataataataatgataatcataatcataataataataataataataataataataataacaataataacaataacaaaacaacaacaacaacaataataataagaagaagaagaagaagaagaagaagaagagtaagaataataacaagaagaagaatgataacaatagcaataaaaaaataatactaataatgataatattactaataatgataataataataatagtactggtgatgatgataataatgatatcaacaacagtaatgaaaataacaacaacagtaataataataacaacaacaacaataatgtgtgtgtgtgtgtgtgtgcctttgtacgtgtgagtgcgtgtgtgtgtgtgagttcaacATTACGAAGTCTACATTAAATGGTACTTAGAATAGTTTCTGCACGATAAAAGATCGTTTTCTACTTTACTTTGCACTTTGGTTTTCAAAGGGACACTAAACTTAAATTTCTAACATAGAAACCAGGGGCGCCTGTTGGGGAAGGGGATAACAGGAGGTATTTTCTCCCATCCCCCAGACATTCTGGCTTCTCCCCCTTCCCAGGtctacatttttttacttttcttatgaTAAATTACATCTATCTAGGCCTGGTTACAGCTTAGAACTGCCCCTAGAATaactatttttcatatatatatatatatatatatatatatatatatatatatatatatatatacatatatatatatatatatatatatatatatacatacatatatatatgtatatatatatatatatatatatatatatatatatatatatatatatatatatatcatatatgtatatatatattttttttttcttcttttttttactgttggttcatggtcacagcatgatacttaattgtagttttcatgttgtgatgatcttggagtgagtacgtggtagggtccccagttcctttccacagagagtgccggtggtaccttttaggtaatcattctctcattttatccgggcttgggactagcactcaCTTGGGCtaacttgcccacccagtgactaaataggcaatcgaattgaagttccttgcccaagtaacttcatcgtatctaggttcgatttacctaaaattatgtaaatcattgcgcgtgtgatgcgtgtgtgcatggatgcacccacgcactcgcgtgggtacatccatgcacacacgcatcgcccgcacgctgatatatatatatatatatatatatatatatatacgtatatatatatacatatatatatgcatataagcaatatatatatatatatatatatatatatatatatatatatatatatatatatatatatatatatatatatatacatatatatatatatacatatatatatatatatatatatatatatatatatatatatatatctgtgtgtggtgtgtgtgtgtgtgggtgggtgtgggtgtgtttgtgtgtgtgggtgtgtgtgcgtgtgcgtgtgcgtgtgtttaaatatatatatatatatatatatatatatatatatatatatatatatatatatatacagatgatgataatagtaacaataataacagtgatgataatgattatgataataataataatagtggtaacaatagtaataataataataataataacaacaacagtgataataatgataacaataatattgatagtaatacaaaccatgatgatggtgatgataatgataataataataatgatgatgatgttaataataatgattagtaatagtagtgataaagtgataataataatgattatagtaatagtagtgacaaattggaaataataatgataatgataatataatagtagtaataacaataatgataatagtaataataaaaacaatgatgatgatgatgataatgatgatgatgatgatgataatgatgatggtgatgatattgatgatgatgatgatgatgatgatcatgatgatgatgataatgatgatgaggataataatgatgatgatgaggatgatgctcatgataatgatgatgatgatgatgatgatatgttgataatgatgatgatgataatgatgatgatgatgatgatgatgatgatgatgatgatgttgataatgatgatgatgatgataatgatgatgatgatgatgatgatgctgatgatgatgatgatgatgatgatgatgatgataaggaggaggaggaggatggtgaagaagatgataataaccaaTAGTAAGATTGGTGATTATAAAAAGTAACACAGAGAAtagtaactgtatatatatatatatatatatatatatatatatatatatatatatatacatatatatatatatatatatatatatatatatatatatatatatatatataacaataatagcaacagtatcAGTAATTACTAACAGTCgcagtgaaaataacaataactgtagtAGAAGTAGTTATAGCAACAATAAGTAAGtgaaagtaacaatgatattaagaaaaaattacCGAACATCAAAACGTTAGCATCAGTATGGGATTTAcaatagtattatgataattattttgttgGTAATCATACATCTTTTGATAAGACTGGTTGagaaatattaacattaacatcaacttGTTATCATAACTTTAATATAAGTATGGTATTTATTGGTTGCAATAGCATTACCATCACTTTTTGTCTTTaatcatatttcttatcattacgaATATATTTAAGTGTGTTGTACTAACATTCACtttcaatatcaatgataaatgcTATCAACTGATATTCTAAAACACAGAAGACGGTCATTCTTTTTAAGAGTCAGGACTAGCTAAGGGTTGCCCTAAGTGGTACAGGATGTTAACGAGATAACACTTAGTGCGTGGATATCCATGTTATAAAGAATACACAGTCAGAAAGTTGCCACATGAGCATATTTTCAAGAACTGATTAAGTTATTTATTAATTCGGGTGTTCTGCTTTAGGTGTATGTTAtggaaataaattgatgaatttaataaaaactactgcttataaaattgtttttggaATATTTAATGAAGTTTGTTCAAATTTCTGATAAGACAGTCCAACTTCCTCTGGTTCAAGGGGACTCGTTGTAAGCTTTAGTTTCGCTCCATCGGTGTGCGCTAGCGAAGGACTCCGTCGACTACTTGTAAAATGGTATTGTATTACAAGTTTCATTGACCCTTGTCGAGTCTCCGTtccttctttttgtctgtgaATATGTTGTGGccgctaatatcattattgtcgttgttactattgttttactatttctaTTGTAACTACTGATACaactaattatattgttattatcgttaccaaaACTAGTAACAAtagctataaaaatgataatcgctCCTCCATTGTTCGAAATCTCATATCTCATAGTATTGATTTATATCCATCACCTGTTTAGTGATTTATACACGTTCCCACACGAAGTACTGTAGTATAAACCATAGTTGGGTtatgcttttatatattctaatacatGTGAAACGTGTACTATAGTAATAGACAGTGCTTCCACATCTTCTAAAGTGAGTGATACATGTAAACCCGAGTGAGGAAACATCTCTGAGCTAAACCCATCATCCCACCAGGTACAATATAACATCAACGAGGACCTGAAGGTTCTGACAAAGGAGCAAGGATGGTGTGGGTACCGCGCGGTCCTCATCATGGGCGTGGTCACCAGCGTAATTATCTATACCATAGGTGCGATTATCACCGGCGTCACCTACAGAGACTGGGATCGCAGAGGTGAGTGATGGGAAGGAAGGGCAAGAACTAGGAGAAGGGTGAAGATGAAGGgactgaggaggaagaggaagagaaaacgaaggaaaaggtggaggagaagaagaaggctttgaaaaggaaaaatagaggg encodes the following:
- the LOC119575160 gene encoding uncharacterized protein LOC119575160 — its product is MVQYNINEDLKVLTKEQGWCGYRAVLIMGVVTSVIIYTIGAIITGVTYRDWDRRANCTLDYPGGSQTEDLYLYNTPLVVIGPCFMAVGGAIIVFMILQWFFCRPTYWR